The following nucleotide sequence is from Centropristis striata isolate RG_2023a ecotype Rhode Island chromosome 7, C.striata_1.0, whole genome shotgun sequence.
agagaaaaaaaacttgttttatcCATGCTCATGTTGTCCTTGTGCTTCTGCAACCACCTAATTTCTCCTCCAGGGATCAATTAAGGTTTATCTGGTCTCGACCTAAAGAATTAACCAATAGGTTTAGGGCCACCCTCTGAGATGTGACCATGTTAACAGGTTGACATTGTGACCTGTGTCCTGTGGTCTGCACACAGTATCCAATCACAATGTCGAGTTTCTCAAATTGTTGGTTTTCAGTCAATCACCTTTTTGACAACTCCACCCTGTCCTCTAGTGTAATTCAGCAGTCATTACCCTACTCAGGAATAATTGACCAACAGCCCCATCTACTGGTGCATTTGTGAAGTGCAAAATTAAAACCCAGAGcagttttctttacaaaaacgTTTATTGGTACAGCTTCTTTAAACCATATTTAAGTCAGAGAGAATAAAAGAATATGTTATTAATTTTAAAGCTACAttcacatatatataaacatttgtaCTTTATATATAGAAACTTTAAcgcattacttttttttgttatgtggTAATCTCCATCTAGCCTTTGCAGATATAGAGACAGAAATGCCATGAAGCATGATTATGTTAAATACCCCCGTCCTGGCAGAATCTCAACCTGATCCTAATCTGTCCACTTTTGATTGTTTTCCCTCTGGCTCATGTTATTGTTCCAGAAACACTCTAATATATCAAAGTCAAATCATATACTTAGCTTAAATGAAAGCAAAGTCCTACGTCTGTGTGTAGCGGATAATCTCACTCAGGTCATAGCCTGTCACTGCAAAGGCATAACCATCGCCATCACAGAACTTGGCGCCACATATCTGAGTGTCTGTCACACACTCATTGTGCAAATGGGCAACCTAAAAGGATATGAGGAGAACGAGTCAGGGTCTcattgagagaaaaaacaaaaacaacaagatagTAGTAAAAATACCATTGTGAATTGTGCGTTGATTCTGAACATATTAAGAAAATTAGTtttgtattctgtttaaagaacaATTACCTCCACGCTGTTGGTCTCTGGAGTCAGTGTCAGGTGCCACACCCTGACCAAAGAGTCCTCAGCAGCAGACAGAAGCTAAAGCGTAAGCATAAGTCAGCATAAGCCAAACCAGAATCATTGAGTAGCACCTGAACATGCTTCAGAGCGAAATAAActtaataattttatattattattactactacaaTAACTCACCAGCCCAGAAAAAGGAGCAATGTCCAGTGAGTATATCCATCGTGCGTGGGCGTTGAGCTCAGCATGCAGGATTCCCGTCACTGCCTCATAAAGACGAATCTGGCCTGTGCCGTAACCTGCCACCACCGTACCTTTCCACAACTTAACAGATGAGCAGCTCATACTGACCGCAGTGAGGAAGATGGAGGATGATGATTAAGGGAAAAGATAATGGACATTCGATTAGAGCGAGGAGGGGaaatgaagaagaaacaaaggACAATGGAAAGGAACAAAAGAGTAGATAAGTACAATAATGCACAAAGACgggagagagcgagggagaggaAAGTAAGAGTAGAAGAGGATAGATGATGTTTCACcatatgtcattttattttagctCAATCTTATGTTGtacatcaaaaaaagaaaacactatGATACAATTAACTTCTTACTCAAAGCCAGGGATGTTGTTGAGCAGCTGAAACTCCTCCCCAGActtccacacacacaggttGCCCCCATCATCTGCACTGACCAAATCAGCTATGCACTCCTGATGGGAGGGAGACAGCAACATAGTGGAAGGGATTACGCAAGAATGGTTGTAGTCCCTTGAAATATTACATAAAGTAGTAATTTATATAGTTTTGTCTGTCATTCATGGAAAAATAAGAGCTATCCCATATCAAAATTGAGATAAATGGACCAGAGACAATGCACAAaagaaacatgcacacacatacgctATACCTGGCTGCCAGAGCACTCCGAGGCCATGTCAGTGATGGACTCCTTGTGCTCCTCCAGGACCTCAGACAGGGTAATATTACTGCCTTTACTGGGAACATCAAATACTAGAATCGCACCAGATGAAAcacctggagagagagagagagagagagagagagagggaactaTAGCATTTTGCCCTGTATTTTGACTAAACATGAATATATTGCACTCTGTACTTACCAACACATATATAACTCTCCTTCACTGATGATATCCCCCGAGCAAAGATGGCCTGAGCTGGGACACAAACAAGTTCTGTGAATGCACTAGATTTAGTAAAATAtgtgactatatatatatatatatatatatatatatatatatgaacatcAGCATAAATGTGTGAGTAGGAAAAGGCATCATAATTTAAGTAAACCTAACAAAGCAGAATAATATAGTTTTACATGCACAATGTCTTCACTGCCATTTGAGATTGTGTAGATATAATAAAGCAGGTGGATATGCCTGGAAATAGTTAATTGCATTATAATGATCTAGCCCTCCCACTGATGTCTGTAAATATGTCTGTTTACCCCTCATACATTTCCAGGAAAACCAAAGTTTTCATACAAACAATTGCGACCGGTTAGTCTTTGAGTGCCTCTAAGTGAAGTAAATGCACATTTTGTGATGTAAGTTTACCTGTAGGTGTTTCCGGAGTATCCAGTGCATGCCAGTACACCATGATGGAGCCATCAGATTCATACATCTAAAACAAGGGGTTTATATGAATGTGAAAGACTGCAAAAAGACAgagatttatatttttgtttaagttcacatttagaaaacgctAAACAACACACTTTAAGCATCACAACCACAGCCACTCTAAGTACACAAGTGGCAGAAGTATCAGTGCCTTCTCCAAATGAGGCAACTaacaattagggctgggcgatatggagaaaatcatatcatatcatattttgGGCCAATTATCTCAATATTTACATTGCGACGATATTGTAGGGTTGACTATTGGTGCTCCcacaaatatttacacaataggATTTTGATAAGTAATTACAAGCGCTGTAAATATAATGACTAAATGGGTAAAGGCAAACAATAGAAAAGCAAGAAGAGTCTGTTTAGCTCAGAAAGTTAGATTACTTTACTataatgcagcctttaaaaccaggaaaacacaacacttatatacatatttatgatATCCAAAATCTAAGATTATATTTAGTCTAATATGACAACATCAATATTTGTTATATCTTATATAAAAATTGATATATTGCCCCGTCCTACTGTTTGCAGACTGACAAAATTagcatacacacaaaaacttgCCTGAATGCCTTTCTGAGAGGTCACCACCAGCAGTTCACGAGAGGGCAGAGGACAAAATGCAGCCTGTTACAAGAAAAGGAAGATTTCTTTATTCATGTGATACAGCCAAATGTATGTGTACAGGTATGTAAAATGAATCCTTTTATATTTGCCAGCAAACTATTAAAGAAAGGAGTTTACATTTTGTTAGCTTTCTTAACTGTTCGTGACAGggtagtttttattgttttatcactGTGCTCAAACACAAGATGTGCCATTTTCATATGTAGTCCTCCAACCTTGGGATGCTGCAGCAGGGCACTGACCCTCAACATACAAAGAAGAcaacaaattgttttttgtggCTAGTCTTGTCCTCACAGAGCATCACCAAGGAAAGGCGTCTGCAGATATCTTTGGGTCCAAGACTTTCGCCAGCCACTGACTTTAAATTAATGACTTCATATGCTTGACTTTATGCTAGTTTATCTcaatgtactgtactgtaagttGTCCAATAACTTTTTCTTCGCTAAAACTGAGGGACTATGTACCTAAATTCCTACAGTGTCCATCTGATTTGAATACACACACCTTCAAATTAAAGTcagcactttttttattttgctagaCCCGTGAAGGTTCCTCGAGGACTACACTGATATTCTAACCCACCCGTACAATAGGAAAGAAAACACTGCAGAAATTGCACTATGGCCTGACCTGCATGATGAGCGATGTGCTTGTGGCGACATTGGGCTCCTTGGACTGAAGCTGACGGTGGGAATAGTTGAGGCCATCCCAGGACGCGCTGACCATGTTAACCACGTTAGCATGGACCACGGTGAAGTAGGTGAGGCGCCGTGGGGCGATGCGTAGCACGCCGAGGTTGTTGTACAGCGCCGAGGCGCTGTTTTTGATCTGGATGCTTTTCTCTTTGTGATACATCGAGCTGTCTTCTCTTAGCAGCGCAGTTTGTTGAAATGGCAGTAGGTGATCTGGAATCAGTCTAAGATAACgttaaagagaagaaaaagggcACAGCAGTATGAGTCTGGTTGTCTTAGATTAGCAAAAACACATTACGTTGTTTGGCAGCAATCGGCAACGTTAGGTATTTAACATTAGCAGCAAGCTAACCTAACGTTAAGTATGTTAGCGAGGAGCCAACTGCAATAACGCAGCGTAAATAAAAGAGGGCACCGTTATTTTCGTGTGACAAATTGCATACCAATTGGCCTAGCCTCAGTTCGCACTGTCATTTCGACCATTACATATAAAGTTAATGAGAACGAAGCACTTTTCTAGCTCTTGTTAGCAACCAGCAACAGGATTATTACCTCCGCGTCGTCCGCAGCCATAGAGACAACGCCACCTCTACGTGCTACGTCATCCTTGCGTCCTGGGTTGCTGAGCAACCACAAACTACAGGGGAGAAAGAAGAGTGTATGGTAAGCCTTCAAGCAGATATAATATATCCTAACCATGTAACAGTGATTATTCGTTAAAAAAAGTTACTTGTATAGGAAGTTGTTGCGGTTTAATGATGATATGCGAAGCCATTTTAACCATGCTTACCTAGAATGAAATGACATACACATTAACAGCCAGTAACTACCAGGTGTATCCTGGCGCCGGTTAACGTGAGTTTAAATCAACTGACGAAAATAACAGATTGAAGAGTAAAATAACGGTAGATAGTGTGGAAAATGGTTGACATATATTGCTTGGCACTTGATGATGATATTGTTTAACGATGATATAAGCCGGGAAGATAATCTATTACATTTCacgaaaaaaacacattggcaaatcgtcaccctgttaaaataatcgcctaactcattttttcaagttttgcaggaaacacaaaaaacttcaccaaaagtgtaacatatgacatctattgatcatttcactcaaaacggATGTAACAatggatggctattggcatagtaataacactgtgtgtaaattatgtaacttaaattatttaggcaatttttgaacatgcctttgtgactaaagcaagatatggttacactttattttgaaggtgtctgcataagagtcacacaagcctgtcagaaacatgacatgacaagtaccatgagcattaatgttacttcaaagtgtcattcatgttcatgacacatcccatgtcatgtttatgacacgctcatgtcactcgtATGTAGACACcctagagtaaagtgttaccaatattagtgtcaacaataaaacactgataaactaaactgataactaaacaatctccctctagctcttatttgctgggttcttatctgatgcctatgaatgtggcaaattgtcaaagaagttattatcttaaaggggtaaaatcacatctGATCTGATCACCTGAGGATATAGATGATTTTACCGTAGGTGGCTGGCATCATGAGATGacttaggcaaaaaaacaacaacaattttgacaaaaaatgacttagatAATTATTTTAACTGTGTGACGATGTATATCGTTgtttaaaaccacaaaatgcTATGCTATCTTCGGCTATATGGTAAATGTTTGGTGATTTAGCTAATACTATAGTTGAATCCATCTTTTGCTCGCATAAAACgtattttttgaaattttgttaCAGCTTGTTATTCTACAGTGACGTCCTGTTtaatgtttgattgtttttaactGAACTGCACTATATGTGTTTTCTAGCAAACCATTTAACATTCACCAAAGTCATAACTAATGTTAGCtaaacatttcataaatcctaATTAGTTTCTTGAAATCACTTGTTTTGAACTAGCTACACAATCTTAGTAATGGATTCAATTTGGGCCTCTCACACATTGTTGTCCAAGCTCTGCATTACTTAAAGTTCAAAACCTGACAGGAATAACAGTAGGTAAGAAGACTGTTTTAATATGTGAATGAAAGTCCTGTAATGATTCAGGGCATTATAATTGTGCACCATGGAGAAATGAAAACTATGTCAAGTTTCATCATAACCACCAGGGTGTGCTAATGTTTACCATATGACATTTTTACAGCAACATGCCAACTAATAGGGATAATGTTGTTTAAtgctaaattattatttattccccagtatatatatcaaaaacatcatcacaaacatcatagttttttattatgttgtccgtgtttgtttttcttcatcatttGAGCTTTATATTTCACGCTAGCCTCTGAGCCAAGATGCCACGCTCTGCAGCCAAGTCCCAACCTGACAAGCAAAGAGATAGATCATCTGCCCAAGGAAACACACCTCCACCGCAGGACCTAGAGGTGGAAGATATTATCCTGGGTCGTTTAACTCAGGCCCAATGGATGGACATGTTGGTCCAAGTGGATGCAGATGAGGCCGTGGGGGATATCATAGAGGAACTGTTGAGCAAAGTCATGGCAGGCTGTTTCAAAGTGGACATTGAAAgaaaggtaaaactgaaaagGCATATactattttatctttatttgattttattctgaAGTGTTACATCATCTTCGTGATTGACACTCGTGGAAATAccaataaaattatttattatgctGTCATCCATTTCAACCACACATAATTCATGTACATATATAACGTCCATGATGTTGCCTGTCTTTGCCCTAAAGCTAGTACCTTTCTGCGCATCCTGGGCCAAGAGCTACCTCACACAGATTATAGAGAGGCAAATCCTGTGCCCAGATGAAGGAGAGGCACCAGAGCAAGCATCTAAAACAGAAGACTCAGAGCCTATGCCAGCAACTTCAGATGCCTGGGTTCAAGGATGTGTGCCTGTTGTAAATGCTATCCCTCTACCTCACTCCACCTCACAACAGGTATTCTTGATATTTTTCGTCTGCAAGTCTTCTCTTCAAATTTCATCAGATAGGTTATCTGGATCAACATCTACAGCATATCTATATCTCAATATTTGTTTCTAACAGGATGCTGACATTGGCAGGGTCCCAGTTCAAACAGAGCCAAGAGTCAACCAGCAATGTGATGTTACGGGCCAAACAAACAACTCTCCAAGGCGatctgaaaagaaaacaagtcCCAGGAGCCCTGTCAGTTACGAGTGCTCTAAAGTGCTTATTCCTCACTCTCCAACAAAATTTGTTCTCAAGAAACGGAAGCAGGTTAATTTACCTCTCAGGCCTGTTGCAAGCAAATTACTGCCACCCCTGTCCTGTTCAGTAAAACATAAGGATGTGGATGTTGAAGGTAATATTCAGACACATTCTGTTTATAACCAAACAAATGGATTATTACATCACCATAATAACTACCAATCCATACCAAAGCTTGATCCTTCTCGCCTGTCTCGACACTGCATCTTCCCTCAGTACTGTGTAGATAACTCAAAACCCAACTCTGGGCCTCTCAGTCTGGACACAATGGTTTTGGCCAAGGGTGTTACTTTGTTGGATCCACAGGCAGTTGAAATGAACCCTCTTAAATGCAAATCTCCTACTCAGTCGACCAAGCTAAGGCCCATACGAAGTGATGTAGTGGTGCCACTGTCTTCAGTCAAGCAGTTCACAGGTCCACTCCCTCAGGCCATCCCAATGCTACAGTCAGACAACtgtgacaacatataaaattCAGTGATGATACATCCGTGACATTATTTTCTGCAGAATGATATGttgataaaatgtttaaaaaataaatctaaaaacaagagcatgcCATATAATGTTCACTGTAGGCTTAAAATGAAGTAAGAAATATATTCTGACTTAAACTTTTAAATCAACAGCTTAACAAAATTCATTGAACATTATATCTTCATGGGGGGAGAATTGTTCCAGTGTTGTTGTAGCTAGGAACCTAATAAATTAACTGGATCTATGCACATATACTATGATAATGTACAGTTGCTGCAAACGTCTGCCATAGATGTATAGTgttttaaagtataaaaaaacaataaaacggATAAATATGATGATGCCTTAATTTGTTTTATACTATACTGAACgtgtatttatatgtgtataATAATGGTTCAAACATGAGGAGCTGTTTCAGTGGCGGATGCACCAATCACACAGGAGACTGCTCATGCAACCCATCTTGCTGAAGCCGGTGGAATTCGCTCGACGAGCAGCGAGCCAATCACCATTCATCCCCGCTGCTTCTACACCAATCGGGGAATATTTTTCTAGGTAGCAAGTTTGATTGACCCTTTGCACATGTGAGCTCGCAATGAAGGGGACGCAGTGTTgatcaaactttcaaaatattGGGATTATCCTCATATTAAAAGCATACCAGACATGAAAAAGAAACAGGCCGTTGCTAAGGGCCCAGCAGAGGTAAGACTGGCGACTTTTAGACCGAGTTTAGCTGCGTGGTGGCTAACTACAGCTAGTTAGCATACGGGCAGTTTACTCAGTGGTAACGTTACGGCTGTTACTTGCATGCTTTGCCTATAATTTGGCAACTAAGTTACGTTATATTGGTAAGACTTCgcttaattttaaatatgtaataaagaaaattaattgAACAACAGGCATAGTTTGTAATGCTGATACAATCATTAGTCACGACCAAATAACGCTAAAAtaacactattattatttaattagcCCAGTTTTTATACTATAGCCTGATCATTACGATTCCTTCCTTGTAAGTTAAGATATGAAAACAGTTGAATTAACCCGAAGTGCTGTTGctgccatgtttttattttgcagatgATTCCCTCAGAGAGTCATGAAGATGAGGAAAATGAGGCTCCTGTTAAAGCCAAAAGGAGCAAACCTGAAGAAGCTGGAGGGGAGGAGGTGGTCTATCACCCGGTGAAGCTGTCCCGAAGCGATCTGTACAGACCTCCTACAGCGGAGGAGCTCAACCAGCTGAAAGAGGCAGAAAGCCTGTTTCACTGCAGCCTGCTTAAAATGCAGGTGAGTGAGATCTATGAGTTAATGACACTGACATGAAAAGAGACATGAACAGGAATGGGGTTATGTCTTAAGGCAAGCCCATTGTCCCATGTCAGCAATAATCACACAACCTTTCACGCACTCATAGTAACTGTCTATAATCTATCACCAATAACAGATGGAAGAGCTGCTGAAAGAGGTCACCCTGAGTGAGCGAAGAAAACAGCAAATCAATTCCTTCGTTCAGACAGTCACCGGACTGCTCCAGACTGTACCAGATTCAACAGAGGTTGAGGTATGTAGTACGTAATTGTAAGAAAAGCGTCATTATTGGGCATAGAGGCAGAATTTCAGTCATTTAACTCTTCGCATTAAACCGTAACCCCCCCCCAAAATAAATCTTTCTATGTGTTCAGGTAAATGACCTGTCATGGCTGTCTAGTGCAGTTAAGGTCCCTTTCCTCTTGGTGCCCAAAGCAACAAAGGGCAAGTTCCACATGGCACCTCCTGCTTCTGTTGACCTCATCGGCAGCTACCCCCTGGGTACCTGCACCAAACCACGCGTCATGGTGGACCTAGCTGTCACAATCCCAGCTGTAAGCCAACTACCTGTTTTTTGCTTCTATACATCACTTAAAGCCTTCAGTTTGAACGTACTATAGTCATGCATTGAATGCAATGTAACAACTAGTGTCTTGTGTCTGCTCTTCTGTTATCAGGAAGTCCTCCACCCAAAGGACGTTGTGAACCAGAGGTATCCCAGGAAAAGGGCTCTCTACCTGGCAGGTCTGGCCCAGCATCTCACATCCTCCTCTGACATCGCAAGCATGCGTTATTCCTGTCTCCATGGCAATCGACTCCGGCCTGTTCTGCTGCTGACGCCTCCaggtatttatctttttatttgcaACAGATTGTACAAGTGTTACCAGCTATTAGTTTTCTTTGCATAGGCCtgttaaacagtatttttagcGGCTATGATTGTGATGTGCTGTGGCGCCCGTCTTTCAGGTAAAGACTCTTCCAGCTTTACCGTACGTGTTCATGCCTGTCCGCCTCCTGGATTCTTCAAGCCGAGCCGTTTCCACCCCCAGAGGAATAATATCCGGACAGAGTGGTACACCGGATTGCAGACCACCCAGCCTGGTAAGATTGTTAATTTATATGATTAGTCCTTTAAATTTTCCCCATCACCATCCTAGCACCATACAACACTCCTTTTGAGATAATGATCCTAAATATAAAAAGGACCACATTGCCTGAGACCCATTTCTTTTCTCCTTTGTCACAGAGAGCAACGAACCTCCCACTCCACATTACAATAGCTCTGTTCTGGGGGACATGCTGCCCAGGGCACACCTCCAATTTCTGTCTGCCATCAGCTCACAGTGCTCAGCTTTTGCAGATGGGGTGGCTTTGCTCAAAGTCTGGCTTCGTCAAAGAGAGCTCGACCAGGTAGGAAGCTCTTATTTGTTGCTCTTCCTTCTTTTTACattgtgtttattcatttatctcaCCTCACCCCTGTA
It contains:
- the wdr54 gene encoding WD repeat-containing protein 54 produces the protein MYHKEKSIQIKNSASALYNNLGVLRIAPRRLTYFTVVHANVVNMVSASWDGLNYSHRQLQSKEPNVATSTSLIMQAAFCPLPSRELLVVTSQKGIQMYESDGSIMVYWHALDTPETPTAQAIFARGISSVKESYICVGVSSGAILVFDVPSKGSNITLSEVLEEHKESITDMASECSGSQECIADLVSADDGGNLCVWKSGEEFQLLNNIPGFDMSCSSVKLWKGTVVAGYGTGQIRLYEAVTGILHAELNAHARWIYSLDIAPFSGLLLSAAEDSLVRVWHLTLTPETNSVEVAHLHNECVTDTQICGAKFCDGDGYAFAVTGYDLSEIIRYTQT
- the LOC131974584 gene encoding uncharacterized protein C2orf81 homolog, giving the protein MPRSAAKSQPDKQRDRSSAQGNTPPPQDLEVEDIILGRLTQAQWMDMLVQVDADEAVGDIIEELLSKVMAGCFKVDIERKLVPFCASWAKSYLTQIIERQILCPDEGEAPEQASKTEDSEPMPATSDAWVQGCVPVVNAIPLPHSTSQQDADIGRVPVQTEPRVNQQCDVTGQTNNSPRRSEKKTSPRSPVSYECSKVLIPHSPTKFVLKKRKQVNLPLRPVASKLLPPLSCSVKHKDVDVEGNIQTHSVYNQTNGLLHHHNNYQSIPKLDPSRLSRHCIFPQYCVDNSKPNSGPLSLDTMVLAKGVTLLDPQAVEMNPLKCKSPTQSTKLRPIRSDVVVPLSSVKQFTGPLPQAIPMLQSDNCDNI